The bacterium genome contains a region encoding:
- a CDS encoding PDZ domain-containing protein — translation MPASAGEKKTKAFLGIVPAEVTSDFAADYGLSGPGTGVVVEDVVSDSPAEKIGLRENDVIVKINQAILTGPEELRTQLAKYKPGEKVDLIYLRGGKEKMVQVELSKTSEVCSIFHKKDWDCLKKGKGFHFEGPPRIVMKGAPWEWEIEDAKENVAFAGIVTQDLSEGLAGYFGVEEGALISEVVKDSPAEKAGLKAGDVITKIGDREVEDPGDVRRVIRKHEIGDEVDFHVYRDRSARAIKIKLGERK, via the coding sequence GTGCCCGCCTCGGCCGGCGAGAAGAAAACCAAAGCATTTCTCGGCATTGTGCCGGCCGAGGTAACCTCGGATTTTGCCGCCGACTATGGGCTTTCAGGACCGGGTACGGGTGTGGTCGTGGAGGATGTAGTCTCGGATTCTCCCGCCGAGAAAATCGGCCTGCGGGAAAACGATGTCATTGTCAAGATCAACCAGGCCATCCTCACCGGACCCGAGGAACTGCGAACGCAACTTGCCAAGTACAAGCCCGGCGAGAAAGTAGATCTGATCTACCTGCGGGGCGGCAAGGAGAAGATGGTCCAAGTTGAGCTGAGCAAGACCTCCGAAGTCTGCTCGATCTTCCATAAGAAGGACTGGGATTGCCTGAAGAAAGGAAAGGGATTCCACTTCGAGGGTCCTCCTCGGATCGTCATGAAGGGTGCGCCTTGGGAGTGGGAGATTGAGGATGCCAAGGAAAACGTTGCCTTCGCCGGCATCGTCACGCAGGATCTGTCAGAGGGATTGGCCGGCTACTTCGGAGTGGAAGAAGGTGCCCTGATTTCGGAAGTGGTTAAGGACTCGCCTGCTGAGAAGGCCGGATTGAAAGCAGGCGACGTGATCACCAAAATCGGCGACCGCGAAGTAGAAGACCCCGGCGACGTCCGCCGCGTTATTCGCAAGCACGAAATCGGCGACGAGGTGGATTTCCACGTCTATCGCGACCGCAGCGCCCGCGCGATCAAGATCAAACTGGGCGAACGCAAATAG